The following are encoded in a window of Rhizobium sp. 11515TR genomic DNA:
- a CDS encoding carbohydrate ABC transporter permease produces MTDLASSVRLTTGTKIYLYVSLTIIAAIVLIPLLTTALGGFKTLGDLRTNPFGLPAEWHFENYTGILFGDRYWRQMMNSLIIAVLTVFLTLSVSAMAAFAFAHVKFFGSNFLLNYFLIGLMFPAATAILPLFIRIRDLGLLNTYWGVVLPQVAFGLGMSILLFRNYFRNLPEELFQAAFVDGCGYIRFFWHISLPLSRPIIATVSIISFVGSWNSYILPLIMLNSDSIYPWPLGMMVYSGEFGTEWELVLAFITLTILPTVIVFFLAQKHIIAGLTAGAVKS; encoded by the coding sequence ATGACTGATCTGGCCTCATCCGTTCGACTGACCACCGGCACGAAGATCTATCTCTATGTGTCACTGACGATCATTGCCGCGATCGTGCTGATCCCGCTGCTGACGACCGCGCTCGGCGGCTTCAAGACGCTCGGCGATCTCCGTACCAATCCCTTCGGCCTACCGGCCGAGTGGCATTTCGAGAATTATACCGGCATTCTGTTTGGCGACCGCTACTGGCGGCAGATGATGAATTCGCTGATCATCGCCGTTCTCACCGTGTTCCTGACACTGTCGGTATCGGCCATGGCGGCCTTCGCCTTCGCGCATGTGAAATTCTTCGGCTCGAACTTCCTGCTGAACTATTTTCTCATCGGTCTGATGTTTCCGGCCGCCACAGCCATCCTGCCGCTCTTCATCCGAATCCGCGATCTCGGCCTGCTCAACACCTATTGGGGCGTGGTGCTGCCGCAGGTGGCGTTCGGCCTCGGCATGAGCATCCTGCTCTTCCGGAACTATTTTCGAAACCTTCCGGAAGAATTGTTCCAGGCGGCCTTTGTCGACGGTTGCGGCTATATCCGCTTCTTCTGGCATATCTCGCTGCCGCTTTCGCGGCCGATCATCGCGACCGTCAGCATCATCTCCTTCGTCGGCAGTTGGAACAGCTACATTCTGCCGCTGATCATGCTGAACTCGGATTCGATCTATCCCTGGCCGCTCGGCATGATGGTCTATAGCGGCGAATTCGGCACGGAATGGGAACTGGTGCTCGCTTTCATCACGCTGACCATCCTGCCCACCGTCATCGTCTTCTTCCTGGCGCAGAAGCACATCATTGCCGGCCTCACCGCCGGCGCCGTGAAATCCTGA
- a CDS encoding carbohydrate ABC transporter permease → MTDVSATTAMPSVARTKVAAKRKSPAARGRLPVILLFLPPALLLFTIFVILPMGEAAWYSLYRWNGYGPPTEFVGLRNFQVLFKNGAFLTSLKNNALIIVVSIAIQVPLAIWLATMLAHRIRGVVLFRLIFFLPYVLAEVAAGLIWRFVYDGDYGLFAAIAHFLGTPTPYVLADKDLAMYAVLGVIVWKYFGFHMMLFIAGMQSLDKSVLEAAEIDGATGWQKFRYVTLPLLGSTLRLSVFFAVVGSLQLFDMIMPLTGGGPFNSTQTMVTFLYNFGVTRMQVGLGSAVGVVLFVICVTLAFGYKRIFMRND, encoded by the coding sequence ATGACCGATGTCAGCGCCACGACCGCCATGCCCTCCGTCGCAAGAACGAAGGTCGCAGCGAAGCGAAAATCGCCAGCCGCGCGCGGCCGCTTGCCCGTCATCCTGCTATTTCTGCCGCCGGCTTTGCTGCTCTTCACCATCTTCGTCATCCTGCCGATGGGGGAAGCGGCCTGGTACAGCCTCTATCGCTGGAACGGCTATGGTCCGCCGACCGAATTCGTGGGTCTGCGCAATTTCCAGGTGCTGTTCAAGAATGGCGCTTTCCTGACGTCGCTCAAGAACAATGCTCTGATCATCGTCGTGTCGATCGCGATCCAGGTGCCGCTTGCCATTTGGCTGGCGACGATGCTGGCGCATCGCATTCGCGGCGTCGTTCTTTTCCGGCTGATCTTCTTCCTGCCTTACGTGCTGGCCGAAGTGGCCGCCGGTCTGATCTGGCGCTTCGTCTATGACGGCGACTACGGCCTGTTTGCCGCGATCGCACATTTCCTCGGCACTCCGACACCCTATGTGCTCGCCGACAAGGATCTCGCGATGTACGCCGTGCTCGGCGTGATCGTGTGGAAATATTTCGGCTTTCACATGATGCTGTTCATCGCTGGCATGCAGTCGCTCGACAAAAGTGTGCTGGAAGCGGCCGAGATCGACGGTGCCACCGGCTGGCAGAAGTTCCGCTACGTGACGCTGCCACTGCTTGGCTCGACGCTGCGTCTTTCCGTCTTCTTCGCCGTCGTGGGATCGCTGCAGCTCTTCGACATGATCATGCCGCTCACCGGCGGCGGCCCGTTCAATTCGACCCAGACGATGGTGACCTTCCTCTACAATTTCGGTGTCACCCGCATGCAGGTCGGCCTCGGCAGCGCCGTCGGCGTCGTGCTGTTCGTGATCTGCGTCACCCTCGCCTTCGGCTACAAACGGATATTTATGCGCAATGACTGA